CGGCACAGCTGGGCGCCCCGCGCCTGCCTGCCGGCCACTGGCGCAACTACCGCGACGTGATGAGCGCCGCCTTCGCCCAGCTCACGCCGGTTGCGGTGCGCCTGGGCTACCCGGAAGAGTGAGGAGAGTCCGATGCAGCTGACCAGCCACAGCCTGACCAACGGCGCACCGATCGATCGTGAGTTCGCCGCGGGCGACGCCAACGGTTTCGCCCCCGACCGCAACCCGCACCTGGCCTGGAGCGGGGTGCCAGCCGGCACCCGTTCGTTCCTGCTGGTATGCGTGGACCCGGACGTGCCGACCGTGCCGGAGACGGTTGGCCGCAATGACATGACGGTGCCGCGCGACCAGCCGCGCTGCGACTTCGTGCACTGGGTGATGGCCGATATCCCGGCCACGGTGCAGGAGATCGCCGCTGGCAGCTGCAGCGACGGCTTCGTGGTGAAGGGCAAGCCCGCTCCCGCCGGCCCGGCCGGCAGCCGCCAGGGCCTGAACGACTTCACCGGCTGGTTCGCGGGCAACCCGGACATGGCCGGTGACTACCTGGGCTATGACGGCCCGTATCCGCCGTTCAACGACGAGCGCATGCACCGCTACTTCTTCCGGGTATTCGCGCTGGACGTGGCGTCGCTGGACCTGCCGCAGCGCTTCACCGCCGCCGACGCGTACCGCGCCATGCACGGCCACGTGCTGGCCGAAGCCGCACTGCATGGCACCTACACGTTGAACCCGGCGCTGGGCTGAGCAGCACACAGGGTAGAGCCGAGCCGATGCTCGGCTGCTTCTGCTACACGATTGACCGGCAGTAATCGGCAAACCGCGCCAGGAACGTATCAGCGTCGGCGCGGTGCACCTTCGACTGCAGTACGTCAATCACCTGCTCGGGCTCCAGGCCAAGCACCGGTACACGCAGGAACAGCGTTGTGCTGAACGCGGCACTGACCGTGGACAGCACCGCGCGCAGTTCCTGCAGCATGTCCTCGCCACGATGGGACGCGTGCACCAACGCAATGGGCCGACCGACGATCTGGTCGCCGGATACCAGCCAGTCAATCGCATTCTTGAGCCCGCCGGGAATGCCGCGCACGTATTCCGGGCTGCATACCAGCACGCCATCGCTGTGCGCGATGGCCGCCTTGAAGCAGGTCACGCTGCCAGGTTCGTCGGCGCCTTCCAGATCCGGGGAGAACACCGGCAGTTCGCCGATGCCAGTGTAGACCTCAATCTCCATTCCGGGCGGTGCGATGGCCTTCAGCGCCATCAGCAGAGCGGTGTTGGTCGACCGCCGGCGTACGCTTCCGGAGAGGGCAAGAATCTTCATCGCGGAACGTTAGCATGCAGGATCCGCGGGATTTCAGCCGGGCGCGGGCTCGGCTCTACCTTCCATTCGTTGGCAGCGGTGCCGGTTCGAACACCGCGGTGTCGCCCTGCGCGTTGCGCAGTACCAGCGCGCCGCGGTCATCCAGCTCAAGCGTCGGTGCCGGGCTCCGGCTGCTCATCAGCGTTCCAGCACGTTCCTGCTGCACGACGATGTCACCACGCATGCATCCGGCCACTGTCTGGATGCCGTTCTCCAGGATCAGTGCGTTGCCCTGCATCCGGTACTGGCTGCTGACGTTGTTGCACAGGTTCAACTCGCTCAGGTAACCGTGCCCGAAGTGCAGCGTATAGGGCGCGCGACCGCGGACGAACAACGCGCCGATGCGCCTGCCCTTTGCATCTGTGGCGCGGGTGAGCTGCCATGTGTGGGCTTCGAGCTGGGCGGTGGTGGGCGTGCTGGCAGCGGAGGCATCGACGCACACGGCCAGCAGTGCAGTGGCCAGGAGGACGGGGACGTGCTTCATGCCGATCTCCCAGATGCATGTGGGTAGTGCCGGCCGCTGGCCGGCAACGTCCGTGTGCTGCCGGCGCCAGGCGTGGCAGCCGGCCAGCGGCCGGCGCTACAACCTGCAACGCAATGAAGAAGGGCGGCCTTTCGGCCGCCCTTCCATCGTTTTATTTCTCCTCGATGGCCGACTCGACCACCATGTCCAGCACGTACGCCTGCGACGGCGCATCGGCCGGCGGGTTCTTCACCTCGTAGCGCTTCACGCGCACCACGTTGCGCACGCCGTCTTCGTGGGTGTAGCCCTCGATGTTGCCGTAGAAGTTCTCGAACTTGCCTGGCTCGCCCTGCTTCAGGCCCTTGTCGTCGAACTTCACTTCACGCACCTGCAGGCACTGGTAGTCCGGGATCAGCGGGTGCGAGCACTTTTCGGTCTTCGCAGCCACTTCCAGGAACACGGTTTCGCCGGCGCCGCCATAGCGGGTTTCAGCGGTCGGTTCCGGGTTGAAGACCAGCACGTCGCCCTTGGCAGTGGTCAGGGTCAGCTTGCCATCGGCATCCTGCGTGGCCTTCAGCTCGCCCTGCAGGCGGCTCGACACGGCCTCGTCCAGCGCCATCAGCGCCTTGTCGGTGCAGGCCATCATGGTGGACGCCATCGCGCCCACGGTCAGCTTGCCGTCGGCCAGGGTGTAGCTGCCGCCCATGTGGTTGCAGGCGTTGCTGACCGACAGGCGGCCGTCGGCGAAGTCCAGGGTGACCGGCTTGTCTTCACGGGCGAACAGCGCGTCGATGCGCTTGCCGTCGGCACCGGTGGCCTGCTGCAGCAGCCAGTGCTGGCTCTGCAGGCGCTGCGCGTCCAGGTGCGCCAGCGTCTGCTGGTCTGCTGCCTTGGCCGCGGCCGGGGCCACGTCGTCGCCGCCGTTGCCGGCCGGGGCCGGGGTCTGGCTGCAGGCGGCCATCAGGGCCAGCGGGAGGAGCAGGGTGAGCTTGCGGTTCATGGTGATTCTCCTTGGGGAACCGTGGGGGAAACGGGGTGGGGCCGGCAACGGGGTTACCGTGCCCCGGCGCTGTTCAGCTGCCGGAAGGCAACCACAGCAGCAGCGCCGCGCCCAGCGCGATGCGGTAGATGGCGAAGGCGGTGAACTTGTGCGACTTGATGTAGCCCATCAGCCACTTCACTACGACGAAGCCGGTGACGGCCGCGGCAAGGAAGGCCACGCCCACCTCGGTCCAGTTCTCGCTGCCCAGCTGCCCGGCCCTGGCCATCTCCAGGAAGGTGTAGGCGCTGGCGGCGAACATGGTGGGGATGCCGACCAGGAACACGAACTCGGCGGCGGCGGCACGGCGGCTCAGGCCCAGCAGCATGGCCAGGAAGATCGCCGAGGCCGAGCGCGAGGTGCCCGGGAACACACCGGCCACCACCTGCGCCAGGCCCACGCCGATCGCTACCGTCCAGGTCACCTGATCGCGGTCGGGCAGGCGCGCGGTGTAGGCCTCCACCAGCAGCATCCAGACGCCACCGATGATCAGTGCCCAGGCCACCGGGCTGACCGTTTCCGGCAGCGACCAGCCGGCCTTGCGCACGACCAGGCCGACCACCGCGGTGACCAGGAAGGCGGCCCCCAGCTTGAACACGTACTCGCGGTTCTCGCGCTGGTTGAAGCCGGTGGCCAGCTGCAGCAGGCGCTGGCGGAACACCAGCACCACGGCCACGATCGCGCCGGCCTGGATGACGATGTTGAAGAAGTCCGAGCGGGCCCCCAGCCAGTGCTGGGCGATGAGCAGATGGCCGGTGCTGGAGATCGGCAGGAATTCGGTCAAGCCTTCGAGGATGCCCAGCAGCAGGGCGGAGAGCAGGTCGGACATGGACGGTGCGTGCACGCGCGGCGGAAGGAAGAAGGTCGAGAGGATAGACGATCCCTGCTGCACCAAACGGGTGCGTCTGGTGACCGGCGCACCCGTTTGGTGCGCCCCGCTCTGCACCCGCACGGGGCGGTCTTTTTGAAATCAATGACTTGCGGCATCTGAAAAGTTGGCACGGTCATTGCTGTACCTCAGCAGGCATTCATCCCCATCCGAGGTCGTACCGATGTCCGTGGAAAACGTTGAGAAGCTGATCAAGGACAACCAGATCGAGTTCGTCGATCTGCGCTTTGTCGACATGCGTGGTGTCGAGCAGCACGTGACCTTCCCGGTCAGCATCATCGAGCCGTCGCTGTTCGAAGAAGGCAAGATGTTCGACGGCAGCTCGATCGCCGGCTGGAAGGGCATCAACGAGTCGGACATGGTGCTGCTGCCGGATACCGCCAGCGCCTACGTCGACCCGTTCTACGCCGATCCGACCATCGTGATCAGCTGCGACATCCTGGACCCGGCCACCATGCAGCCGTATGGCCGTTGCCCGCGCGGCATCGCCAAGCGCGCCGAGGCCTACCTGAAGTCCTCCGGCATCGCCGAAACCGCGTTCTTCGGCCCGGAACCGGAATTCTTCATCTTCGATTCGGTCCGTTTTGCCAATGAAATGGGCAACACCTTCTTCAAGGTCGATTCCGAAGAAGCCGCCTGGAACAGCGGCGCCAAGTACGACGGCGCCAACAGCGGCTACCGTCCGGGCGTGAAGGGCGGTTACTTCCCGGTTCCGCCGACCGACACCCTGCACGACCTGCGCGCCGAGATGTGCAAGACTCTGGAACAGGTCGGCATCGAAGTGGAAGTGCAGCACCACGAAGTGGCCACCGCCGGCCAGTGCGAGATCGGCACCAAGTTCAGCACCCTGGTGCAGAAGGCCGACGAACTGTTGCGCATGAAGTACGTCATCAAGAACGTCGCGCACCGCAATGGCAAGACCGTCACCTTCATGCCCAAGCCGATCGTCGGCGACAACGGCAGCGGCATGCACGTGCACCAGTCGCTGTCCAAGGGCGGCACCAACCTGTTCTCCGGTGACGGCTACGGCGGCCTGAGCCAGCTGGCGCTGTGGTACATCGGCGGCATCTTCAAGCACGCCAAGGCCATCAATGCCTTCGCCAACTCGGGCACCAACAGCTACAAGCGCCTGGTGCCGGGCTTCGAAGCGCCGGTGATGCTGGCCTACTCGGCCCGCAACCGCTCGGCCTCGTGCCGCATTCCGTGGGTGTCCAACCCGAAGGCACGCCGCATCGAAATGCGCTTCCCGGACCCGATCCAGTCCGGCTACCTGACCTTCACCGCGCTGATGATGGCCGGCCTGGACGGCATCAAGAACCAGATCGACCCGGGCGCACCGAGCGACAAGGACCTGTACGACCTGCCGCCGGAAGAAGAGAAGCTGATCCCGCAGGTCTGCTCCTCGCTGGACCAGGCGCTGGAAGCGCTGGACAAGGACCGCGAGTTCCTGAAGGCCGGTGGCGTGATGAGCGACGACTTCATCGACGGCTACATCGCGCTGAAGATGCAGGAAGTGACCAAGTTCCGCGCGGCCACCCACCCGCTGGAATACCAGCTGTACTACGCCAGCTGACCGGATGCGATGGCGGTGGGCTTCCCCCTCCCACCCGCCGCCATCGCTTCCGTTTTCGCGGCTGGGGAGCCGCAAGGCGGGCGCAGGCCCGCCGTTGTAGAGCGGACGGTGGTAGAGCGGACTGTTAGTCCGCTGAACTTCAATCCGCTTATCCAGGGGCAAGAGAGAGACCGGATACGCGACCAGGGCCGCCCTCCCTCCCGCGTCGGTCGTGCAAGGAGAGAGGCACGGCCGTCCCGGCCCTGTACGTGTCCGGTGCAACAGCCACGGCCATCACCCTGATGGCCGCTGGTTGCCTGATGCCAACGCGCGCTGGCGCGCTGGCCCCATCCACCATCGGGACATGCGCATGAAACTGATCTCCGCCATCATCCGGCCGTTCAAGCTCGACGAGGTCCGCGAGGCCCTGTCCGACGCAGGCGTGTCGGGCATCACCGTGACCGAAGTGAAAGGCTTCGGCCGCCAGAAGGGCCACACCGAGCTGTATCGCGGCGCCGAGTACGTCGTCGATTTCCTGCCCAAGATCAAGATCGAAACCGTGGTCACCGACGAACGTGCCGATGCGGTGATCGAAGCGATCCAGTCGTCGGCAGGCACCGGCAAGATCGGTGACGGCAAGATCTTCGTCACCGCCGTCGAACAGGTCATCCGCATCCGCACCGGCGAAATCGGTGCCGACGCGCTGTAACCCCCTTCCGG
This genomic window from Stenotrophomonas maltophilia contains:
- a CDS encoding META domain-containing protein, translated to MKHVPVLLATALLAVCVDASAASTPTTAQLEAHTWQLTRATDAKGRRIGALFVRGRAPYTLHFGHGYLSELNLCNNVSSQYRMQGNALILENGIQTVAGCMRGDIVVQQERAGTLMSSRSPAPTLELDDRGALVLRNAQGDTAVFEPAPLPTNGR
- a CDS encoding META and DUF4377 domain-containing protein produces the protein MNRKLTLLLPLALMAACSQTPAPAGNGGDDVAPAAAKAADQQTLAHLDAQRLQSQHWLLQQATGADGKRIDALFAREDKPVTLDFADGRLSVSNACNHMGGSYTLADGKLTVGAMASTMMACTDKALMALDEAVSSRLQGELKATQDADGKLTLTTAKGDVLVFNPEPTAETRYGGAGETVFLEVAAKTEKCSHPLIPDYQCLQVREVKFDDKGLKQGEPGKFENFYGNIEGYTHEDGVRNVVRVKRYEVKNPPADAPSQAYVLDMVVESAIEEK
- a CDS encoding P-II family nitrogen regulator, which codes for MKLISAIIRPFKLDEVREALSDAGVSGITVTEVKGFGRQKGHTELYRGAEYVVDFLPKIKIETVVTDERADAVIEAIQSSAGTGKIGDGKIFVTAVEQVIRIRTGEIGADAL
- a CDS encoding YbhB/YbcL family Raf kinase inhibitor-like protein, which encodes MQLTSHSLTNGAPIDREFAAGDANGFAPDRNPHLAWSGVPAGTRSFLLVCVDPDVPTVPETVGRNDMTVPRDQPRCDFVHWVMADIPATVQEIAAGSCSDGFVVKGKPAPAGPAGSRQGLNDFTGWFAGNPDMAGDYLGYDGPYPPFNDERMHRYFFRVFALDVASLDLPQRFTAADAYRAMHGHVLAEAALHGTYTLNPALG
- a CDS encoding undecaprenyl-diphosphate phosphatase; this encodes MSDLLSALLLGILEGLTEFLPISSTGHLLIAQHWLGARSDFFNIVIQAGAIVAVVLVFRQRLLQLATGFNQRENREYVFKLGAAFLVTAVVGLVVRKAGWSLPETVSPVAWALIIGGVWMLLVEAYTARLPDRDQVTWTVAIGVGLAQVVAGVFPGTSRSASAIFLAMLLGLSRRAAAAEFVFLVGIPTMFAASAYTFLEMARAGQLGSENWTEVGVAFLAAAVTGFVVVKWLMGYIKSHKFTAFAIYRIALGAALLLWLPSGS
- a CDS encoding NADPH-dependent FMN reductase, which gives rise to MKILALSGSVRRRSTNTALLMALKAIAPPGMEIEVYTGIGELPVFSPDLEGADEPGSVTCFKAAIAHSDGVLVCSPEYVRGIPGGLKNAIDWLVSGDQIVGRPIALVHASHRGEDMLQELRAVLSTVSAAFSTTLFLRVPVLGLEPEQVIDVLQSKVHRADADTFLARFADYCRSIV
- the glnA gene encoding type I glutamate--ammonia ligase; the encoded protein is MSVENVEKLIKDNQIEFVDLRFVDMRGVEQHVTFPVSIIEPSLFEEGKMFDGSSIAGWKGINESDMVLLPDTASAYVDPFYADPTIVISCDILDPATMQPYGRCPRGIAKRAEAYLKSSGIAETAFFGPEPEFFIFDSVRFANEMGNTFFKVDSEEAAWNSGAKYDGANSGYRPGVKGGYFPVPPTDTLHDLRAEMCKTLEQVGIEVEVQHHEVATAGQCEIGTKFSTLVQKADELLRMKYVIKNVAHRNGKTVTFMPKPIVGDNGSGMHVHQSLSKGGTNLFSGDGYGGLSQLALWYIGGIFKHAKAINAFANSGTNSYKRLVPGFEAPVMLAYSARNRSASCRIPWVSNPKARRIEMRFPDPIQSGYLTFTALMMAGLDGIKNQIDPGAPSDKDLYDLPPEEEKLIPQVCSSLDQALEALDKDREFLKAGGVMSDDFIDGYIALKMQEVTKFRAATHPLEYQLYYAS